One genomic segment of Bacteroidota bacterium includes these proteins:
- a CDS encoding sigma-70 family RNA polymerase sigma factor translates to MEKNISGNLSAKGVYDWKLIQRALKKGDQKAFAELMGRYKDTIFFTLLKMIRDKDDAEDLTIEAFGKAFRNLSQYTPDFSFSTWLFKIATNNCIDFIRKRKEAVSLDRTYETKDGNTVSIEPPSNFLNPEEKAIKKQKIKLMHTVVEKLQLRYRRLIELRYFQEKTYEEIAAELKLPIGTVKAQLFRARELLYHTLRRMEDKI, encoded by the coding sequence ATGGAAAAGAATATAAGCGGCAATCTTTCCGCCAAAGGAGTTTACGACTGGAAACTTATTCAGCGCGCCTTGAAAAAAGGCGACCAGAAAGCGTTTGCTGAACTGATGGGAAGATACAAGGATACCATTTTTTTTACTCTGCTGAAAATGATTCGCGATAAAGATGACGCGGAAGATTTAACCATTGAAGCATTCGGAAAGGCATTCCGGAATCTTAGCCAGTACACTCCCGATTTTTCCTTCAGCACGTGGCTTTTTAAAATTGCCACCAACAACTGCATTGACTTTATCCGAAAAAGAAAAGAAGCAGTTTCTCTTGACCGTACGTATGAAACGAAGGATGGCAACACAGTTTCCATTGAACCGCCATCAAATTTCCTGAACCCCGAAGAAAAAGCCATTAAGAAGCAAAAAATAAAACTCATGCATACAGTTGTGGAAAAACTTCAGCTCCGTTACCGCAGGTTAATCGAACTGCGGTATTTCCAGGAAAAAACATACGAAGAAATAGCCGCAGAACTGAAACTGCCCATAGGAACCGTGAAAGCCCAGCTTTTTCGCGCCCGCGAACTGCTCTATCATACCCTCAGGCGCATGGAAGACAAAATTTAA